Proteins found in one Methanospirillum hungatei JF-1 genomic segment:
- a CDS encoding transketolase C-terminal domain-containing protein, whose amino-acid sequence MKAILEGSHAVAEAVRLVKPEVISAYPITPQTHIVERLAEMVADGALESEYICVDSEFSALSACLGASAAGSRVYSATSSQGLLFMAEVVFNVAGMRQPIVMSIANRAVSAPLSIWNDQQDSLCLRDSGWIQLYAEDVQETFDMHLLAYKVAEDHRILLPVFVCFDGFIISHTYEPVDIPEEKDVLAYLPPYVPFNKLDADDPLSMGMYATPEYYMEFRYEIDQAMGRALDVIKQAGKEFKEKFGRDYSELVEAYRLDDAEVAIVAMGSVCGTIKDAIDAMRAEGRKVGLLKIRAFRPFPAEDIKKALAGIKKVGVFEKNVSIGSRMKGAVGYEIKDALSDSSVQVLSYVAGLGGRDIRIEDIKKMTDAIEAGKGDCFFGLREELI is encoded by the coding sequence ATGAAAGCAATTCTCGAAGGCTCCCATGCAGTAGCAGAAGCAGTCAGGCTGGTAAAACCTGAAGTCATATCTGCATACCCGATCACTCCTCAGACGCATATCGTGGAGCGGCTTGCAGAGATGGTAGCTGATGGTGCCCTGGAAAGCGAATATATCTGCGTCGACAGCGAATTTTCCGCACTTTCAGCATGTCTTGGGGCATCAGCAGCAGGATCACGGGTGTACTCGGCGACATCATCACAGGGCCTCTTGTTCATGGCAGAAGTTGTCTTCAATGTTGCCGGTATGAGACAGCCAATTGTCATGTCGATTGCAAACCGTGCAGTCAGTGCTCCGCTCTCCATCTGGAATGATCAGCAGGACTCTCTCTGTCTTCGTGACTCTGGCTGGATTCAGCTCTATGCAGAGGACGTGCAGGAGACCTTTGACATGCATCTTCTTGCGTACAAGGTCGCAGAAGATCACCGGATCCTTCTGCCGGTTTTTGTCTGCTTTGACGGGTTTATCATATCTCACACCTATGAGCCGGTTGATATTCCGGAAGAGAAGGATGTTCTTGCATATCTTCCACCCTATGTTCCGTTCAATAAACTGGATGCTGATGATCCGCTGAGCATGGGGATGTACGCAACTCCTGAATATTACATGGAGTTCAGATACGAGATAGATCAGGCGATGGGCCGTGCTCTTGACGTTATAAAGCAGGCAGGAAAAGAGTTCAAGGAAAAATTCGGCCGTGACTACAGTGAACTTGTCGAAGCATACCGGCTGGATGATGCAGAGGTTGCCATCGTTGCCATGGGATCTGTCTGTGGGACCATTAAGGATGCCATCGATGCAATGCGGGCAGAGGGAAGAAAGGTAGGTCTTCTCAAGATACGTGCCTTCCGGCCGTTTCCTGCAGAGGATATCAAAAAGGCCCTTGCCGGTATCAAGAAAGTCGGTGTGTTTGAGAAGAATGTCTCAATTGGGTCACGGATGAAGGGTGCCGTTGGATATGAGATCAAGGACGCCCTCTCTGATTCTTCAGTACAGGTTCTTAGTTATGTCGCAGGACTTGGCGGACGGGATATCAGAATTGAGGATATTAAGAAGATGACGGATGCTATTGAGGCTGGAAAAGGGGATTGTTTCTTCGGCCTTCGTGAGGAGCTGATCTGA
- a CDS encoding thiamine pyrophosphate-dependent enzyme — translation MADRTLELVDSGHRACGGCGPAFAARLILKGAGERSIVCASTGCMEVFSTPYPQTAWKVPWIHSLFQNAAAVASGVEAALKRQGRDEHVLCICGDGATFDIGVLCISGAFERGHNITYICYDNEAYMNTGIQRSGATPFDASTTTSPAGKKSFGNSRPKKDMPQILAAHGAPYVATCSIAYPNDVIKKVERAVNTDGPCYIQIHTPCCTGWGFDGSKTIDIGKLAIETGLWVNYEIVNGKIEKAKKVKRKPVEEYLRVQKRFAHLFKPSVNTEEIAKIQAIADANAEKFGIDLKI, via the coding sequence ATGGCTGACAGAACCTTAGAACTGGTAGATTCAGGGCACCGGGCCTGTGGTGGCTGTGGTCCTGCATTTGCAGCCAGATTAATTCTCAAAGGAGCCGGGGAGCGATCCATCGTCTGTGCTTCAACCGGATGTATGGAAGTCTTTTCAACTCCCTATCCTCAGACGGCATGGAAAGTCCCCTGGATTCACTCTCTCTTCCAGAATGCTGCAGCGGTTGCATCCGGTGTTGAGGCTGCCTTAAAGCGGCAGGGTCGGGATGAGCATGTCCTGTGTATCTGTGGAGATGGTGCAACCTTTGATATTGGTGTCCTCTGTATCAGCGGAGCCTTTGAACGAGGCCATAATATCACCTATATCTGCTATGATAACGAGGCATACATGAACACCGGTATCCAGCGGTCTGGTGCAACACCCTTTGATGCCAGTACCACCACTTCTCCAGCCGGAAAGAAGAGCTTTGGAAATTCCAGGCCAAAGAAGGATATGCCTCAGATTCTTGCCGCACATGGGGCCCCGTATGTCGCAACCTGTTCGATTGCATACCCGAATGATGTCATCAAGAAGGTAGAACGGGCAGTGAACACTGACGGGCCGTGCTATATTCAGATCCACACCCCATGCTGTACCGGCTGGGGATTTGACGGATCAAAGACCATCGACATTGGGAAACTGGCAATCGAGACCGGTCTCTGGGTCAATTATGAGATCGTGAATGGGAAGATTGAGAAGGCCAAGAAGGTCAAACGAAAACCGGTCGAAGAGTATCTTCGTGTTCAGAAACGATTTGCTCATCTCTTTAAACCCTCCGTCAATACTGAAGAGATTGCAAAAATCCAGGCAATAGCCGATGCAAATGCAGAAAAATTCGGTATTGATCTGAAGATCTAA
- a CDS encoding response regulator — MVAIIPVLFVDDNRELSNIFQFYLEETGLFTVHVCLDGQDALEYLDTHDIQVVISDFDMPDMDGITLLRHIREKFPNLPFIMLTGNDSKETAIEALNSGADFYQNKAEDLEIQVLDLSHKITILVEKARAEAAIKRKDLILEVIGRTAGRLLKGENFFAEMKTTLGELGQVTGAAGAFIGDPCSHCDESGAEGPDLITWWNDEGEKTKSGLRVLFAELLSAMEMDHTDYPYMLISSEDASPSGQEALKNLGVSSAVFLPVSTGDERWGYLALFYTESKKYLSQPELYAYTMLTELAGAARYRAYMEDYFKNPVEKSLVGVFLIRNNRFLYINPRFSTIFGYSRAEIIRSKSLPGLFEMPDAEKVRETVDQIMSGWRENAHLEVTALTREGSRVQIELYVTIFRCNGSLCLIGNCLDITQRKEAEEKVRAQEDLLKQNMMSSLQEKETLLREIHHRVKNNMQIIASLLRLTDFQSGNPEVHDVIRDCRNRIFSMASIHEKLYQTDDLAQVPLGSYIRDIGNRIILEFEMEEGRILYHVDEDSPVFVDISTGIPIALMMNELITNSIKHAFTDTGNGIIEVWVGTEGEAGVVRYHDTGRGLPDGFDPDNQTTLGIELIRNLTVQIQGTVHFESGSGMTCTLTFPLRKTPVPETIIGEGI, encoded by the coding sequence GTGGTCGCGATAATCCCCGTACTCTTTGTTGATGACAATCGGGAGCTCTCCAATATCTTCCAGTTCTATCTGGAGGAGACCGGATTATTCACTGTACATGTATGTCTGGATGGTCAGGATGCACTTGAATACCTGGATACCCATGACATTCAGGTGGTTATCTCTGATTTTGACATGCCTGACATGGATGGGATCACCCTTCTGCGACATATCAGGGAGAAATTCCCAAATCTACCGTTTATTATGCTCACCGGCAACGACAGCAAGGAGACAGCAATAGAGGCATTGAATTCCGGTGCAGATTTTTACCAGAATAAAGCTGAAGATCTGGAAATCCAGGTGCTGGACCTTTCCCACAAGATTACCATCCTCGTAGAGAAAGCACGGGCAGAGGCCGCTATCAAGAGAAAAGACCTGATCCTGGAAGTGATTGGAAGAACTGCCGGACGCCTCCTCAAGGGAGAGAATTTCTTTGCAGAGATGAAGACCACTCTTGGGGAATTAGGTCAGGTAACCGGGGCGGCAGGGGCATTCATTGGAGATCCCTGCAGTCATTGTGATGAGAGTGGAGCTGAAGGGCCGGATCTCATCACCTGGTGGAATGATGAGGGAGAGAAGACGAAAAGCGGGCTTCGCGTTCTCTTTGCAGAACTTCTCAGTGCTATGGAAATGGATCACACCGATTATCCGTATATGCTTATCAGTTCAGAGGATGCGTCCCCATCCGGACAGGAGGCTCTCAAAAATCTGGGTGTATCTTCTGCCGTATTTCTTCCGGTCTCGACGGGAGATGAGCGATGGGGATATCTGGCCCTTTTCTACACCGAATCAAAAAAGTATCTTTCTCAACCCGAACTCTATGCCTATACCATGCTGACTGAGCTTGCAGGAGCAGCCAGGTACCGGGCATACATGGAGGATTATTTCAAAAACCCGGTTGAAAAGTCACTTGTCGGTGTGTTTCTCATCAGAAATAACCGGTTTCTCTATATCAATCCACGTTTCTCAACGATATTCGGGTATTCACGGGCTGAAATTATCAGATCGAAATCTCTCCCTGGTCTTTTTGAAATGCCTGATGCAGAAAAGGTCAGGGAAACCGTCGACCAGATCATGTCCGGATGGAGAGAGAATGCCCATCTTGAAGTTACTGCTCTTACCAGGGAAGGTTCACGTGTTCAGATTGAGCTCTATGTGACCATATTCAGATGTAATGGATCCCTCTGTCTTATCGGAAACTGCCTTGATATAACCCAGAGAAAAGAGGCTGAAGAGAAGGTCCGGGCACAGGAAGACCTTCTAAAGCAGAATATGATGAGTTCACTCCAGGAGAAAGAAACCCTCCTTCGGGAGATTCATCACCGGGTGAAGAATAATATGCAGATTATTGCAAGTCTGCTTCGTCTGACTGACTTTCAGAGTGGCAACCCGGAGGTTCACGATGTCATCCGTGACTGCAGGAACCGGATCTTCTCCATGGCCTCCATTCATGAGAAACTCTACCAGACTGATGATCTTGCACAGGTCCCGCTCGGAAGTTATATCCGGGACATCGGAAACCGGATCATCCTTGAGTTTGAGATGGAGGAGGGGCGGATTCTCTATCATGTCGATGAAGATTCGCCGGTTTTTGTTGATATCAGCACCGGGATACCGATTGCTCTTATGATGAATGAACTGATAACAAACAGCATCAAGCATGCATTCACAGATACCGGGAATGGAATAATCGAGGTTTGGGTTGGAACCGAAGGAGAGGCCGGGGTCGTCAGATATCATGATACCGGTCGTGGTCTTCCAGATGGGTTTGATCCTGACAATCAGACAACGCTGGGAATTGAACTTATCAGGAACCTGACCGTACAGATCCAGGGAACGGTCCACTTTGAGTCTGGTTCTGGAATGACCTGCACGCTGACATTCCCGCTCAGAAAGACACCCGTCCCTGAAACCATCATCGGAGAGGGAATATGA
- a CDS encoding response regulator — translation MTSGHQILIVEDEMVISMELAQTLKRLGYGIAGQVTRGEDAILKAGMVRPDLVLMDIMLQGEIDGIEAADRIHDLYDIPVVFLTAHSDEATLQRAIAVQPSGYLIKPFRDRELYSTIELSLHKHDLRRRLMPHLSQPLEPEVPGDVPCLFLTPDWIISGGNANAFELLDVSPDSCIRRRFDTLISLNPSLRVTMPDKIYIKKGDGTRIPVLLSLGAITGAGGSISEYVVALTRRDTPA, via the coding sequence ATGACATCCGGTCATCAGATTTTAATCGTCGAGGATGAGATGGTCATCTCAATGGAACTTGCACAGACCCTGAAGAGACTTGGGTATGGAATTGCAGGTCAGGTAACCAGGGGAGAAGATGCTATTCTAAAGGCTGGCATGGTCCGCCCTGACCTTGTCCTTATGGATATCATGCTGCAGGGAGAGATAGACGGAATAGAGGCTGCAGACCGGATCCATGATCTGTATGACATTCCGGTGGTTTTCCTCACTGCTCATTCTGATGAGGCAACATTGCAACGTGCAATCGCTGTTCAGCCATCAGGTTATCTGATCAAACCCTTCAGGGACCGGGAACTATATTCTACCATCGAGCTCTCGCTGCATAAACACGATCTCCGCAGAAGGCTTATGCCACATCTCTCTCAGCCTCTTGAACCAGAGGTCCCTGGTGATGTGCCCTGCCTCTTTCTCACTCCTGACTGGATAATCTCCGGGGGAAATGCAAACGCCTTCGAACTCCTCGATGTGTCACCAGATTCATGTATTAGAAGACGATTTGATACGCTCATCTCCCTGAATCCGTCACTCCGGGTTACCATGCCTGATAAAATTTACATCAAAAAAGGTGATGGAACACGCATCCCGGTCCTGCTCAGCCTAGGAGCCATCACCGGAGCAGGAGGGTCAATATCCGAGTATGTGGTAGCCCTGACTAGGAGGGATACTCCTGCCTGA
- a CDS encoding GNAT family N-acetyltransferase — protein sequence MDDCKVDEVRALFHAGDWWEDEWDDSILCEIVRSSYAFVAAIGPDNRWIGMGRIISDGVSDAYLQDIVVLPEWRDKGVGTAIVKKLMTICMHAGIGWIGIIAAPETEYFYRRFGFAKMNGYTPMRYEGPIPARE from the coding sequence GTGGACGATTGTAAGGTAGATGAGGTCCGTGCCCTTTTTCATGCAGGTGACTGGTGGGAAGATGAATGGGATGATTCCATCCTCTGTGAAATTGTCAGATCCAGTTATGCATTTGTCGCCGCAATCGGTCCGGATAACCGGTGGATTGGGATGGGCCGGATCATCTCAGACGGGGTTTCAGATGCATACCTGCAGGATATTGTGGTCCTTCCTGAATGGCGGGATAAAGGGGTAGGAACGGCGATTGTAAAGAAACTCATGACCATCTGCATGCATGCCGGCATCGGATGGATTGGGATTATCGCAGCCCCGGAGACTGAATACTTTTACCGCCGGTTCGGATTTGCAAAGATGAACGGGTATACGCCGATGAGATATGAAGGGCCGATCCCTGCCAGAGAATAA
- a CDS encoding DUF1848 domain-containing protein produces MADVKRPLITDEGILVSAVCPVIISASRATDLPAYYADWFIHRLKKGYVRWINSFNPHLPYYVSFEDTRAIVFWSKNPLPMFPHLDYLDSLALVYYFQVTLTDYGSEGLEPGVPPLDERISTFIRLSERVGRDRVIWRFDPVLLTRTLDIDTILSRITYIGDRIAPYTKKFVFSFVDTSYSKVKKQAGIWHFRNPDSVEKQQFIEGIVGMNRSWGISLASCADEAGYGPEIEHNKCVDDALLRLIGQHDPALLRYLDTHPGKDPGQRPACTCIKSKDIGQYDTCLHGCVYCYATDHAKAHVNYEKHQSSPEAETITGDAFGQQRRTDRDIQSYLL; encoded by the coding sequence ATGGCTGATGTGAAACGCCCGCTTATCACCGATGAAGGAATCCTGGTTTCTGCAGTATGTCCGGTCATTATCTCTGCCAGCAGAGCAACAGACCTTCCTGCATATTACGCTGACTGGTTCATCCACCGGCTAAAAAAGGGGTATGTCCGCTGGATCAACAGTTTTAATCCCCATCTCCCGTACTACGTGTCATTTGAGGATACCCGGGCGATCGTATTCTGGAGTAAAAATCCCCTGCCAATGTTCCCGCACCTTGACTATCTGGATAGCCTGGCTCTTGTATACTACTTTCAGGTTACCCTCACCGATTACGGGTCGGAAGGTCTTGAACCGGGTGTTCCTCCCCTTGATGAACGGATATCCACATTCATCCGGTTATCTGAACGAGTTGGCCGGGATCGGGTGATATGGCGGTTTGACCCGGTACTCCTTACCCGGACCCTTGACATAGATACCATCCTTTCCAGAATCACGTATATCGGGGACCGGATTGCACCATATACCAAAAAATTCGTCTTCAGTTTTGTAGATACGTCCTATTCAAAAGTGAAAAAGCAGGCCGGTATCTGGCATTTCAGGAATCCAGATTCTGTAGAGAAACAACAATTTATCGAGGGGATTGTCGGGATGAACCGGTCCTGGGGAATCTCTCTTGCATCTTGTGCTGATGAGGCCGGATATGGTCCGGAGATCGAACATAACAAATGTGTTGATGATGCCCTGCTCCGACTGATTGGTCAGCATGATCCTGCCCTTCTTCGATACCTTGATACTCATCCGGGTAAGGATCCCGGTCAGCGTCCTGCCTGTACATGTATTAAAAGTAAGGACATCGGGCAGTATGATACCTGTCTGCATGGGTGTGTATACTGTTACGCAACCGATCATGCAAAAGCACACGTGAATTATGAGAAGCATCAATCGAGTCCGGAGGCTGAAACCATAACCGGTGATGCCTTCGGTCAGCAGAGGAGAACAGACCGGGATATTCAGTCGTATTTATTATAA
- a CDS encoding YgiT-type zinc finger protein — MYCKKGNLKNDFITKSYEKEGVVTVISGVPVLICDTCGQEFLEGKTVKTLKIIRNGKKPLGCKNKLWIIHYEM; from the coding sequence ATGTACTGCAAAAAGGGTAATCTTAAAAATGACTTTATTACAAAATCGTATGAAAAGGAAGGAGTTGTGACAGTAATTTCTGGAGTACCCGTCCTTATCTGTGACACCTGTGGTCAGGAGTTTCTTGAAGGAAAAACCGTGAAAACTTTGAAAATAATCAGGAATGGGAAAAAACCTTTGGGATGTAAGAATAAATTATGGATTATTCATTATGAAATGTGA
- a CDS encoding AN1-type zinc finger protein, translated as MKCEICGEEISGGSAFTCNYCGGVYCPKHRLPFNHACKNLAEWKKSGLPGKKGTRRTGTGKASAMIPFYQKKEVLIGGIIIAALVIVIMLIFLKI; from the coding sequence ATGAAATGTGAAATATGTGGTGAGGAGATATCCGGCGGGTCTGCATTTACCTGTAATTATTGTGGAGGGGTTTACTGCCCGAAACACCGGCTGCCCTTTAATCATGCCTGCAAAAATCTTGCCGAATGGAAAAAATCCGGATTGCCGGGTAAGAAAGGCACCAGAAGAACCGGAACGGGTAAGGCTTCAGCAATGATCCCGTTTTATCAGAAGAAAGAGGTTCTTATTGGCGGGATAATCATTGCAGCCCTTGTTATTGTAATTATGCTAATATTCCTAAAAATTTAG
- a CDS encoding DUF3821 domain-containing protein encodes MILAGILLLVLNLCPVSANLNKISPGDIVFLGENGLDLTDITNIPTQIAWYAPCTEVDSSFFREDTNNDVSSNDIPPPTGYFSSGYCDKNREPDHILDIPEPENFFVSPDLFIGHAGDFFLWDGSQKGELAFKVREPYLALKVYDTTTKRIITDEPIPRGHIVNFIINTNLGAVFNRNGYTDDEAPINLMIEGPRNSIFRGEVSGLDTASLSLHNLPVDETDGDKKWYWVGVGTDHSNPSKTDGWNTGALFSDCDFVYNLGEYSVWAESHLNDMMDYYTTYDGTTYAGKTVSGVKKFNLVKGDESDYNQCITRKDEQQAKFRKLSEWTGEGIPPPTGTTN; translated from the coding sequence TTGATTCTTGCTGGAATTTTACTTCTTGTTTTGAATTTATGCCCCGTTTCAGCAAATTTGAACAAAATATCTCCGGGAGATATTGTATTTCTCGGGGAGAATGGCCTTGATCTAACAGATATTACTAATATTCCCACCCAAATCGCCTGGTATGCTCCATGTACCGAGGTAGACTCCTCATTTTTCAGGGAGGATACAAATAATGATGTAAGTTCGAATGATATACCGCCCCCAACAGGTTATTTCAGTTCAGGTTATTGTGATAAAAACAGGGAACCAGACCATATCCTTGATATTCCTGAACCCGAAAATTTCTTTGTTTCTCCAGATTTGTTTATTGGGCATGCAGGTGACTTCTTTCTCTGGGATGGATCACAAAAAGGAGAACTTGCATTTAAAGTAAGGGAACCCTATCTAGCCCTAAAGGTTTATGATACGACAACGAAGCGGATAATAACTGATGAACCAATACCCCGAGGTCATATCGTTAATTTCATTATCAATACAAATTTAGGGGCTGTTTTCAATCGAAATGGCTATACAGATGATGAAGCACCAATTAACCTAATGATTGAAGGGCCTCGGAATTCAATTTTTCGGGGTGAGGTTTCCGGCCTTGATACTGCATCACTCTCTTTACATAATCTCCCCGTGGATGAGACGGATGGCGATAAAAAATGGTATTGGGTAGGAGTTGGCACTGATCATTCAAATCCATCAAAAACGGATGGATGGAATACCGGAGCTTTATTTAGTGATTGTGATTTTGTTTATAATCTTGGTGAATATTCCGTATGGGCTGAAAGCCATCTTAATGATATGATGGATTACTATACTACATATGATGGAACCACTTATGCAGGGAAAACGGTGAGTGGTGTAAAAAAATTTAACCTGGTCAAGGGAGATGAAAGTGATTATAACCAATGTATAACGAGGAAAGATGAACAACAAGCAAAATTTCGGAAATTATCTGAATGGACTGGTGAAGGAATTCCACCACCAACCGGAACTACGAATTAG
- a CDS encoding ADP-ribosylglycohydrolase family protein, which produces MTEYYSPGARMLLGIALGDACGASFENLSFQDATKKLEAEGIIPGRYTDDTQQALAIAEIMAFGDEITPFNLAKSFLTAYVRDPRQGYSRQTLRMLLSPDPQSFLKSISDHERSERKTDGAAMRAPPLGFFPDRKTVIKSAVLSASITHGHPDAIAATVAIALFAHERIYHETLFSELWAVIREEVREMSPDIIFWCDRCSGLVIPDREILLGEYAPYGVPYTESRIFLGVVIFLLAKYGNDPCRLLKEAIQLGGDTDTVAAVVLGIALVRGGEDSRIWDLVEGIEDGPYGREYVISIGNGLSDRFYPPIINDQNNVLSG; this is translated from the coding sequence TTGACCGAATATTATTCTCCCGGAGCACGGATGCTCCTTGGGATTGCCCTTGGTGATGCCTGCGGAGCTTCATTTGAAAATCTCTCATTTCAGGATGCAACGAAAAAATTAGAGGCTGAGGGTATTATACCGGGCCGATACACCGATGATACCCAGCAGGCCCTGGCAATAGCAGAAATTATGGCATTCGGAGATGAGATAACTCCATTTAATCTTGCAAAATCTTTTCTCACCGCTTATGTACGAGATCCACGGCAAGGGTATTCAAGACAGACTCTCCGGATGCTTCTTTCACCAGACCCTCAGTCATTCCTCAAAAGTATCTCTGATCATGAAAGGAGTGAGCGGAAAACGGATGGTGCTGCTATGCGAGCCCCACCACTTGGGTTTTTCCCTGACCGGAAGACGGTTATCAAATCGGCTGTGCTGAGTGCGTCAATCACCCATGGTCATCCCGATGCTATTGCTGCAACCGTGGCTATCGCTCTGTTTGCCCATGAACGAATATACCATGAAACACTCTTTTCAGAACTTTGGGCTGTTATCCGTGAAGAGGTGCGTGAGATGAGCCCGGATATCATATTCTGGTGTGACCGATGTTCAGGACTTGTCATCCCTGACCGGGAGATTCTCCTTGGTGAGTACGCACCATACGGGGTTCCCTATACCGAATCACGCATATTTCTTGGAGTCGTGATCTTTCTTCTGGCCAAATATGGGAATGATCCCTGCAGGCTACTAAAAGAGGCAATACAGCTTGGGGGAGATACTGATACTGTTGCAGCGGTTGTTCTGGGTATCGCCCTTGTCAGGGGCGGGGAGGACAGCAGGATTTGGGATCTGGTTGAAGGGATCGAAGACGGGCCGTATGGGAGAGAGTATGTGATCTCGATTGGGAATGGTCTATCTGATCGGTTTTACCCACCTATTATCAATGACCAAAATAACGTTTTGTCAGGTTAA